From a region of the Trichoderma atroviride chromosome 6, complete sequence genome:
- a CDS encoding uncharacterized protein (EggNog:ENOG41), which yields MSTSHQDVSFQTFDGVTLKGWFFQASAEKSPCIIMTHGITALKEHFLDNFALEFQKAGFSVLVFDNRGFGESGGRRYDADPVKFQDDYIEAFDYAASLPQVDSERIVFWGTSYSGGVAITAAAIDRRVKAVIAQVPFVSGELLVGTGQPFLDMVQQDRAKIRSGEEWPLTRVVASTLDEAEAGTAAVMLRDTASFRFFQDAAAQGGNWENKLTTMSLFRLLRFEPIRYIHRIAPTPLLMVVGEKDDSLLSLQLQAFGLAQGPKQLHLLKGCGHFDQYRGDIFKENIAVQIAFLKNYV from the exons ATGTCTACTTCACATCAAGATGTATCTTTCCAAACGTTTGATGGAGTGACCCTGAAAGGCTGGTTCTTTCAAGCAAGCGCAGAAAAAAGTCCATGTATTATCATGACCCACGGG ATTACGGCCCTCAAAGAACACTTTCTTGATAACTTTGCACTCGAATTCCAGAAAGCGGGTTTCAGTGTCTTGGTCTTCGATAATCGCGGCTTCGGAGAAAGCGGTGGTCGCAGATACGATGCCGATCCTGTCAAATTCCAGGATGACTATATCGAAGCCTTTGACTACGCCGCGTCTCTTCCACAAGTTGACTCGGAACGGATTGTTTTTTGGGGAACAAGTTACTCGGGAGGAGTTGCCATCACTGCTGCGGCAATTGATCGCCGAGTCAAAGCTGTCATTGCTCAGGTGCCATTCGTGTCGGGGGAGCTATTAGTAGGCACTGGGCAACCTTTTCTCGACATGGTACAGCAAGACCGCGCCAAGATTCGCAGCGGAGAAGAATGGCCTCTCACTCGTGTTGTTGCTTCCACGcttgacgaggctgaggctggcaCTGCAGCCGTTATGCTCCGAGATACGGCCAGCTTCCGCTTTTTCCAAGACGCCGCCGCGCAAGGCGGCAATTGGGAAAATAAATTAACTACAATGTCTCTTTTCAGATTACTTAGGTTCGAACCTATCCGATATATTCACCGTATTGCGCCCACGCCTCTGTTGATGGTTGTGGGAGAAAAAGATGATAGCTTGCTGTCGCTTCAGCTGCAGGCATTTGGATTAGCTCAAGGACCCAAGCAGCTCCATCTGCTAAAAGGCTGCGGTCATTTTGACCAATATCGAGGTGATATTTTCAAGGAGAATATTGCGGTTCAGATTGCGTTTCTAAAGAATTATGTTTGA